The Oncorhynchus gorbuscha isolate QuinsamMale2020 ecotype Even-year unplaced genomic scaffold, OgorEven_v1.0 Un_scaffold_658, whole genome shotgun sequence genome has a segment encoding these proteins:
- the LOC124019726 gene encoding E3 ubiquitin-protein ligase HECW2-like — MRYTLSPENLRSLSAQGGDGIGPRGHGGERSAGERSGVGGHGEGHGGGLQRANSDTDLVTSESRSSLTASTYEFTMGRGQNLVINWDIKEEVDATDWIGLYHIDETCPANGGL; from the coding sequence ATGCGTTATACTCTCAGCCCTGAAAACCTGCGCTCCCTCTCAGCCCAGGGCGGTGATGGCATTGGCCCTAGGGGTCACGGCGGGGAAAGGTCAGCTGGTGAACGGTCAGGGGTCGGAGGTCATGGAGAGGGTCATGGTGGCGGGCTACAAAGGGCCAATAGCGACACGGACCTGGTGACCTCGGAGAGCAGGTCATCGCTGACTGCGTCGACATACGAGTTCACGATGGGGCGAGGCCAAAACCTGGTCATCAACTGGGACATCAAGGAGGAAGTGGACGCCACGGACTGGATCGGACTCTACCACATCG